A single region of the Alteriqipengyuania flavescens genome encodes:
- a CDS encoding type 1 glutamine amidotransferase domain-containing protein, which translates to MTLEGKSVAILIAPRGTEEPEFSKPKQAVEDAGGKVTVVSFESGKARTVNGDLDEGGSYTIDKTFSDVKADDFDGLVVPGGTVGADKLRGSDEAIGFIRAFFDQKKPVAAICHAPWTLIEADVLEGRTLTSYPTLKVDIENAGGTWTDEEVVVDNGLVTSRDPDDLPPFCAKLVEEIAAGN; encoded by the coding sequence ATGACTTTAGAAGGCAAATCGGTCGCCATTCTGATCGCACCCCGCGGGACGGAAGAACCAGAATTCTCGAAGCCCAAGCAAGCTGTCGAGGACGCTGGTGGCAAAGTGACCGTGGTCAGTTTTGAATCGGGCAAGGCTCGCACAGTCAATGGCGATCTCGACGAGGGCGGCAGCTATACTATCGACAAGACGTTTTCCGATGTCAAAGCCGACGATTTCGACGGACTTGTCGTGCCCGGAGGGACCGTCGGTGCCGACAAGCTGCGCGGCAGCGACGAGGCAATCGGTTTCATCCGGGCTTTCTTCGATCAGAAAAAACCTGTCGCGGCTATATGCCATGCACCCTGGACATTGATCGAGGCGGACGTGCTCGAGGGTCGCACCTTGACGTCCTACCCGACGCTGAAGGTCGATATCGAGAATGCCGGCGGTACATGGACCGATGAGGAAGTCGTGGTCGACAACGGCCTTGTTACCAGCCGCGATCCCGATGATTTGCCCCCCTTCTGTGCCAAGCTCGTCGAGGAAATCGCAGCAGGGAATTAA
- a CDS encoding GlcG/HbpS family heme-binding protein, whose amino-acid sequence MHTIQTLDLNDTRTIIDAGIAEAERIGSPSNIAVVDAGGCLLAFARMDDAWRGSVDIAISKAWTARAFDVETKALAKLAQPGADFYGIHASNDGKVMIFAGGVPIKEGETVIGAVGVSGGTGKQDQAVAEAAAQAFAHG is encoded by the coding sequence ATGCACACCATCCAGACACTCGATCTGAACGACACGCGGACGATCATCGATGCGGGGATCGCGGAGGCCGAGCGGATCGGCAGCCCGTCGAACATCGCGGTGGTGGACGCGGGCGGCTGCCTCCTGGCGTTTGCGCGGATGGATGATGCGTGGCGCGGCAGCGTCGACATCGCGATAAGCAAGGCGTGGACGGCGCGCGCGTTCGACGTCGAGACCAAGGCGCTGGCGAAGCTCGCCCAGCCGGGCGCCGACTTCTACGGCATCCATGCCTCCAACGACGGCAAGGTGATGATCTTCGCCGGGGGCGTGCCGATCAAGGAGGGCGAGACGGTGATCGGCGCGGTGGGCGTGTCGGGCGGCACCGGCAAGCAGGATCAGGCCGTGGCCGAGGCGGCGGCGCAGGCTTTCGCGCACGGCTGA
- a CDS encoding putative quinol monooxygenase, with protein MPKLALYVPLKAKPGKERDVADFLTSALPLVQAEPGTQTWYAIEEGPGAYAIFDTFDTEEDRQAHLDGKVAAALMDKADELFSEPPQIHKFTLLAAK; from the coding sequence ATGCCCAAACTCGCCCTGTATGTACCGCTGAAGGCCAAGCCCGGAAAAGAGCGCGATGTCGCCGATTTCCTGACCTCGGCATTGCCGCTCGTTCAAGCTGAGCCGGGCACCCAGACCTGGTACGCGATCGAGGAAGGTCCCGGTGCGTACGCGATCTTCGATACGTTCGACACGGAGGAGGATCGGCAGGCCCATCTTGACGGCAAGGTTGCCGCCGCACTGATGGACAAGGCAGACGAACTGTTTTCCGAACCGCCGCAAATCCACAAGTTCACCCTGCTGGCCGCGAAATAG
- a CDS encoding SDR family oxidoreductase → MTKGIEGKVVLITGGSSGIGAETARLLAERGAKVAIAARRKDRLDEVVADIAANGGTARSYALDVTDKSAVQSVVAAIIADFGRLDVLINNAGLMPIRPMAEVNTDEWDQMIDVNLKGTLYGIAAALPGFLEQGSGHIINLSSVAGIKVFAPGGTVYSGTKFAVSAISEGLRHEVGEKVRVTSIEPGAVESDLKFTTSGTAAETVLDFYKQAIPTASVARAIAFAVEQPDDVDVNAIVIRPTAQEF, encoded by the coding sequence ATGACCAAGGGTATCGAAGGCAAGGTCGTTCTCATTACCGGCGGCAGCAGCGGCATCGGCGCGGAAACCGCGCGTCTTCTCGCCGAACGCGGCGCGAAGGTGGCCATCGCCGCGCGGCGCAAGGACAGGCTCGACGAGGTCGTTGCGGACATCGCCGCAAACGGCGGCACGGCACGTAGCTACGCGCTGGACGTGACCGACAAATCGGCGGTCCAGTCCGTCGTCGCCGCAATCATTGCCGACTTCGGCCGCCTCGACGTGCTGATCAACAACGCCGGCCTGATGCCGATCCGTCCGATGGCCGAGGTCAACACCGACGAGTGGGACCAGATGATCGACGTCAATCTGAAGGGTACGCTCTACGGCATCGCGGCGGCGCTTCCCGGCTTTCTCGAGCAGGGCAGCGGTCACATCATCAACTTGAGCTCGGTTGCGGGCATCAAGGTCTTCGCACCGGGCGGCACGGTCTACTCCGGTACCAAGTTCGCCGTCAGCGCGATCAGCGAGGGCTTGCGCCACGAGGTGGGGGAAAAGGTCCGGGTCACGTCAATCGAGCCTGGAGCTGTCGAAAGCGATCTGAAGTTCACGACATCCGGCACGGCTGCCGAAACGGTGCTGGACTTCTACAAGCAGGCCATCCCGACGGCATCGGTGGCGCGTGCTATCGCGTTCGCTGTCGAACAACCTGATGATGTCGACGTCAACGCAATCGTCATCCGGCCGACCGCACAGGAGTTCTGA
- a CDS encoding NADH:flavin oxidoreductase/NADH oxidase: protein MAKLFEPIEVGGLRLANRIVIAPMCQYSAVDGAMTDWHQMHLGQLALSGAGALTIEATAVSPEGRITYGDIGLYDDRTEAAMRSVLESVRRWSDMPLIIQLAHAGRKASCAKPWHGGTQIAPDAENGWQTVAPSAIPFAPDDHPPVELDKSGLARIRDAFADAARRAGRLGIEAVQIHAAHGYLLHQFLSPISNRRGDDYGGSLENRMRFPLEVFGAVREAFPAGRPVTVRVSGTDWVEGGWTAEETALLAKELERRGCAAIHVSSGGLDPRQQVPVGPGYQVPLARTVKDAVAMPVVTVGMITDPHQAERILEDGHADAIAIARAALWDPRWPWHAAAALGASVKAPPQYLRSEPHEAGRILKEMIP from the coding sequence ATGGCGAAATTGTTCGAACCGATTGAGGTTGGAGGGCTGCGGCTCGCCAATCGCATCGTCATCGCCCCGATGTGCCAGTATTCGGCAGTCGACGGCGCGATGACCGACTGGCACCAGATGCATCTCGGCCAGTTGGCGCTATCGGGCGCGGGCGCGCTGACGATAGAGGCGACCGCGGTCAGCCCCGAAGGGCGCATTACCTACGGTGACATCGGCCTGTACGATGACCGTACCGAAGCGGCGATGCGAAGCGTGCTCGAAAGTGTGCGCCGTTGGTCGGACATGCCGCTGATCATCCAGCTGGCCCATGCCGGCCGCAAGGCGAGCTGCGCCAAGCCGTGGCACGGCGGAACGCAGATCGCACCCGATGCGGAGAATGGCTGGCAGACCGTGGCACCCAGCGCCATTCCCTTCGCTCCGGACGACCATCCCCCTGTCGAACTGGACAAGTCAGGGCTTGCCCGCATCCGGGATGCGTTCGCGGATGCCGCCCGGCGTGCCGGCAGGCTCGGCATCGAAGCCGTCCAGATCCACGCCGCGCATGGCTATCTGCTGCACCAATTTTTGTCGCCGATCTCCAACCGGCGCGGCGACGACTACGGCGGCAGCCTCGAGAACCGGATGCGGTTCCCGCTCGAAGTGTTCGGTGCAGTGCGCGAAGCGTTTCCGGCTGGCCGCCCGGTGACCGTCCGCGTTTCCGGGACCGACTGGGTCGAAGGTGGCTGGACGGCGGAGGAAACCGCATTGTTGGCAAAGGAGCTGGAGCGGCGCGGTTGCGCGGCGATCCACGTTTCCAGCGGGGGGCTCGACCCGCGCCAGCAGGTCCCTGTCGGCCCTGGCTATCAGGTGCCGCTGGCCCGGACTGTCAAGGACGCGGTCGCTATGCCTGTCGTGACGGTCGGAATGATCACCGATCCGCACCAGGCGGAGCGCATCCTCGAAGACGGGCATGCCGACGCCATAGCGATAGCCCGCGCTGCGCTGTGGGATCCGCGCTGGCCCTGGCACGCCGCCGCCGCGCTTGGCGCATCGGTAAAGGCGCCCCCGCAATATCTCCGGTCCGAGCCCCACGAAGCGGGCCGCATTCTGAAGGAAATGATCCCATGA
- a CDS encoding VOC family protein: MMRYLHTMVRVADPEAAIRFFTLLGFKETRRMENQAGRYTLIYLAADEDFRGDGEQGDAEVELTYNWPPEDGSAAEKYTGGRNFGHLAYGVDDIYETCARLQAGGVTINRPPRDGYMAFVRSPDGISIELLQKGEHKTPAEPWASMPNTGEW; encoded by the coding sequence ATCATGCGCTATCTCCACACCATGGTGCGCGTCGCCGATCCCGAGGCGGCTATCCGGTTCTTCACGCTGCTGGGTTTCAAGGAAACCCGGCGCATGGAGAACCAGGCCGGGCGTTATACGCTGATCTACCTTGCCGCCGACGAGGATTTCCGCGGCGACGGCGAGCAGGGCGATGCCGAGGTCGAGCTGACGTACAACTGGCCGCCCGAGGATGGCAGCGCTGCCGAGAAATACACGGGCGGCCGAAACTTCGGCCATCTCGCCTACGGGGTCGACGACATCTACGAAACGTGCGCGCGGCTGCAGGCGGGCGGCGTGACGATCAATCGCCCCCCGCGCGACGGATACATGGCGTTCGTCCGCTCGCCGGACGGGATCTCGATCGAACTGCTGCAGAAGGGCGAACACAAGACTCCGGCCGAACCCTGGGCCTCCATGCCCAACACGGGCGAATGGTGA
- a CDS encoding type 1 glutamine amidotransferase domain-containing protein: protein MTRILMVATSADRMTPGTEPTGVWLEELTTPYYAFRDAGAEVTLASIKGGAIPVDQRSVNADGENDASVERYLKDEALKAEVASTPVFTSIDPAGYDALFLPGGHGTMFDYPGSDELARLVERFDREGKIVAAVCHGPAGLVSAEKADGTPFVAGRRVAGFTDSEERAVGLDQAVPFLLETRLKELGGKHEGGPDFAPFALRDGNLVTGQNPASATRTAELVMEALKDKVA, encoded by the coding sequence ATGACCCGCATTCTCATGGTGGCCACCTCCGCCGACCGCATGACCCCCGGCACCGAACCGACGGGTGTCTGGCTCGAGGAACTTACCACCCCGTATTATGCCTTCCGCGATGCGGGCGCCGAGGTGACGCTGGCCTCGATCAAGGGCGGCGCCATCCCCGTCGACCAGCGTAGCGTCAACGCCGACGGCGAGAACGACGCTTCGGTCGAGCGCTATCTGAAGGACGAGGCCCTGAAGGCCGAGGTTGCCAGCACCCCGGTATTCACCAGTATCGATCCCGCCGGCTACGACGCGCTGTTCTTGCCGGGCGGCCACGGCACTATGTTCGATTACCCCGGTAGCGACGAGCTGGCTCGCCTGGTCGAGCGCTTCGACCGCGAGGGCAAGATCGTCGCCGCCGTCTGCCATGGACCGGCGGGGCTGGTCTCCGCGGAGAAGGCCGATGGCACGCCCTTCGTCGCAGGCCGCCGTGTCGCGGGCTTCACCGACAGCGAGGAGCGCGCGGTCGGCCTCGATCAGGCGGTGCCGTTCCTGCTCGAAACGCGCCTCAAGGAACTTGGAGGCAAGCACGAGGGCGGCCCCGATTTTGCCCCGTTTGCCCTGCGCGACGGCAATCTGGTGACGGGCCAGAACCCCGCCAGCGCTACCCGCACCGCGGAACTCGTGATGGAAGCCCTCAAGGACAAGGTCGCCTGA
- a CDS encoding LysR family transcriptional regulator: protein MSLLQLRTFVEVYRRRSLSEAARAIGITQPAASQHIASLEAQLGRPLFERHSRGVRPTAIADDLAASIGSSLDTAESALASARARSSRISGTVHIAAPSDLLGEMITPRLAPLLEAGLDLRLHIGGREALYAMLLEDKVHLAVTASQPEDPRLAFHALGEEHLRAVASPAVASRIAELPLADGLNRTAHLAYDLDRPLLRTWLEANQIELTSQPALTAPDLRVLRSGLCAGIGWTVLPGYLTRVERAACTLIEIPAPVTVPRNAYYLVWARSSLRHPRVAMARDALIAALRI from the coding sequence ATGTCCCTCCTGCAGTTGCGTACCTTCGTCGAAGTCTACCGCCGTCGTTCACTGAGCGAGGCGGCCCGGGCAATCGGCATCACCCAACCGGCGGCATCGCAGCACATCGCTTCGCTCGAGGCGCAACTGGGTCGTCCCTTGTTCGAGCGCCATTCGCGCGGCGTCCGACCGACCGCGATTGCCGACGATCTCGCGGCTTCGATCGGAAGCAGCCTCGACACCGCGGAATCGGCACTGGCCAGCGCGCGGGCCCGATCGTCGCGCATCTCGGGCACGGTCCACATCGCCGCGCCGTCGGACCTGCTGGGAGAGATGATCACGCCCCGGCTGGCCCCGCTGCTGGAAGCAGGGCTTGACCTGCGCCTGCATATCGGCGGGCGCGAAGCGCTTTATGCCATGCTCCTCGAAGACAAGGTGCATCTGGCCGTCACCGCCTCGCAACCCGAAGATCCGCGGTTGGCCTTTCATGCGCTGGGGGAAGAGCACCTGCGCGCCGTAGCCTCGCCCGCCGTGGCGAGCCGGATTGCCGAATTGCCGCTGGCCGACGGGCTCAACCGGACGGCTCACCTCGCCTACGATCTCGACCGGCCGTTGCTGCGGACCTGGCTCGAGGCAAACCAGATCGAACTGACCAGCCAGCCCGCTTTGACCGCGCCCGATTTGAGGGTGCTAAGGTCGGGATTGTGCGCGGGCATCGGCTGGACGGTGCTGCCCGGCTATCTCACCCGCGTAGAACGCGCTGCCTGCACGCTGATCGAGATACCCGCCCCGGTCACGGTGCCGCGCAACGCTTACTACCTCGTCTGGGCACGCTCATCGCTGCGACACCCGCGCGTGGCCATGGCTCGGGACGCCCTGATTGCTGCACTCCGAATATAA
- the sppA gene encoding signal peptide peptidase SppA: MDFARKVWKLIVAVKDGLVLVFMLIFFFTLFAILTARPDEGGVRDGALVLALDGVVVEERSVVDPFDALLSGAAPTGEYPVRDIVHALDTAAKDERIEAVVLDLSTFLGGGQVHLSEIGAALERVKGAGKPVLSYAMAYGDDGMLLAAHATEAWVDPLGGALVAGPGGERLYYAGLIDRLNINAKVYRVGTYKSAVEPYLLSEMSPEARENANALYGALWEEWQANVKKARPDADLDRITSDPAAWVESARGDLSRAAVDAGLIDAIGSKTKFGERVAELVGEDLWSDAPGAYPSTDLDIWLDANPVEEGGNAVGVITIAGEIVDGEAGPGTAGGTRIADLLDEALASGDLKALVVRVDSPGGSVTASEEIRQAIVRYHAAGIPVAVSMANVAASGGYWVSTPAERIFAEPETITGSIGIFGVIPTFEDTLADIGVTTDGVKTTPLSGQPDPLSGFTPEVDTILQAVIENNYARFLTIVARSRNMDAARVDSIAQGRVWDGGSARQLGLVDQFGGLDAALQWAASEAGLEEGDWHARYLANEPDGFDAFLAGMFGGDAKASHPPRDVFAMIAARHHARLGQVESDVERLVSVRGAQAMCLECPATPTARSAKGPSAGWLARIAASVLGS, from the coding sequence ATGGATTTCGCACGCAAGGTCTGGAAGCTGATAGTCGCGGTGAAGGACGGGCTGGTGCTCGTTTTCATGCTGATCTTCTTCTTCACTCTGTTCGCCATCCTGACCGCGCGGCCGGACGAAGGCGGCGTGCGCGACGGGGCGCTGGTGCTGGCGCTCGACGGGGTGGTGGTGGAAGAACGCTCTGTCGTCGACCCGTTCGATGCCCTGCTTTCCGGCGCTGCGCCGACCGGCGAATACCCGGTGCGCGATATCGTCCACGCCCTCGACACGGCGGCGAAGGACGAACGGATCGAGGCCGTGGTGCTCGACCTTTCAACGTTCCTGGGCGGGGGCCAGGTGCACCTGTCGGAAATCGGCGCCGCGCTGGAGCGGGTGAAGGGCGCGGGCAAGCCAGTCCTGTCCTACGCCATGGCCTATGGCGACGACGGCATGCTCTTGGCCGCCCATGCGACCGAAGCTTGGGTCGACCCGCTGGGCGGCGCGCTTGTCGCCGGGCCGGGCGGAGAGCGGCTGTACTACGCCGGGCTGATCGACCGCCTCAACATCAACGCCAAGGTCTACCGCGTCGGCACCTACAAGTCGGCGGTGGAGCCCTACCTCCTGTCCGAAATGTCGCCTGAAGCGCGCGAGAACGCGAACGCGCTCTACGGCGCGCTGTGGGAAGAATGGCAGGCGAACGTCAAGAAGGCGCGGCCCGATGCCGATCTCGATCGGATCACGAGCGACCCTGCCGCATGGGTCGAAAGCGCGCGCGGCGACCTGTCGCGTGCCGCAGTGGACGCCGGGCTGATCGATGCGATCGGCTCGAAGACCAAGTTCGGCGAGCGGGTGGCAGAGCTGGTCGGCGAAGACCTGTGGAGCGATGCGCCGGGTGCTTACCCGTCCACCGATCTCGACATCTGGCTCGACGCCAACCCGGTCGAGGAAGGGGGCAATGCGGTGGGCGTCATCACCATCGCGGGCGAGATCGTGGACGGCGAAGCGGGGCCCGGCACGGCAGGCGGCACGCGGATTGCCGACCTTCTCGACGAGGCGCTGGCTTCAGGCGACCTCAAGGCGCTTGTGGTGCGCGTGGACAGCCCCGGCGGGTCGGTCACGGCCTCCGAAGAAATCCGGCAGGCCATCGTCCGCTATCACGCCGCTGGCATCCCGGTTGCCGTATCGATGGCCAATGTCGCGGCAAGCGGCGGTTATTGGGTCTCCACCCCTGCCGAGCGCATCTTCGCCGAGCCGGAGACGATCACCGGCTCCATCGGCATCTTCGGCGTGATCCCCACTTTCGAAGATACGCTGGCGGACATCGGGGTGACGACCGACGGGGTGAAGACCACGCCCCTGTCCGGCCAGCCCGATCCGCTTTCCGGGTTCACGCCAGAGGTCGACACGATCCTGCAGGCCGTCATCGAGAACAACTATGCCCGCTTCCTCACAATCGTCGCGCGCTCGCGCAACATGGATGCCGCCCGCGTCGACAGCATCGCACAGGGCCGCGTCTGGGACGGCGGCAGCGCGCGGCAGCTCGGCCTGGTCGATCAGTTCGGCGGGCTCGACGCGGCGCTGCAATGGGCGGCGAGCGAGGCGGGCCTTGAAGAGGGCGACTGGCATGCGCGCTACCTTGCCAACGAACCTGACGGGTTCGACGCCTTCCTGGCCGGCATGTTCGGCGGCGATGCAAAGGCATCCCATCCTCCGCGCGATGTCTTCGCAATGATCGCCGCACGGCACCACGCCCGGCTGGGGCAGGTGGAAAGCGATGTCGAGCGGCTGGTGTCCGTGCGCGGCGCGCAGGCCATGTGCCTCGAATGCCCGGCCACGCCGACTGCCCGCTCGGCCAAAGGCCCCTCCGCCGGCTGGCTCGCCCGGATCGCCGCCAGCGTGCTGGGGAGCTAG
- a CDS encoding aspartate carbamoyltransferase catalytic subunit, with the protein MTDGAPAPRSNRFPAGGQAFPHRDLLGIGRLERHQILYLLAEADQYVELGRQTHKHTDELSGLTIINAFFENSTRTLLSFEIAGKRLGADVVNMHAAQSSVKKGETLIDTAITLNAMRADAIVIRHGSSGAVALIADKVDCPVLNAGDGSHEHPTQALLDALALRQALEERGEGAEDFTGLVVTICGDVLHSRVARSNILCLTAMGATVRVCAPPALMPAAVEAMGAEVHHDFETALKGSDAVMMLRLQTERMSGQFIPSPKEYRHLYGLTRERVERLVPEAIIMHPGPMNRGVEIDSDVADDPDISIITDQVEMGVAIRMACLDVLTRRRRGLPGWDGQWT; encoded by the coding sequence ATGACAGATGGCGCCCCCGCACCCCGATCGAACCGCTTTCCGGCGGGCGGGCAGGCGTTCCCGCATCGCGACCTCCTCGGCATCGGCCGGCTGGAACGGCACCAGATCCTCTACCTGCTTGCCGAGGCCGACCAGTATGTCGAACTCGGCCGCCAGACGCACAAGCACACGGACGAATTGTCCGGGCTGACAATCATCAATGCCTTCTTCGAGAATTCCACCCGCACCCTGCTGAGCTTCGAAATCGCGGGCAAGCGGCTGGGCGCGGACGTGGTCAACATGCATGCCGCGCAGTCGAGCGTGAAGAAGGGCGAGACGCTGATCGATACCGCGATCACGCTCAACGCCATGCGCGCCGATGCCATCGTGATCCGCCACGGCAGCAGCGGCGCGGTGGCGCTGATCGCGGACAAGGTGGACTGCCCGGTGCTGAACGCCGGGGATGGCAGCCACGAACATCCGACCCAGGCTCTGCTCGATGCGCTGGCGCTGCGCCAGGCGCTGGAAGAGCGGGGTGAGGGGGCGGAGGATTTCACCGGCCTCGTCGTGACGATCTGCGGCGACGTGCTGCACAGCCGCGTGGCGCGCTCGAACATCCTTTGCCTCACCGCGATGGGCGCCACCGTGCGCGTGTGCGCCCCCCCCGCGTTGATGCCCGCTGCAGTGGAGGCGATGGGGGCCGAGGTGCATCACGACTTCGAGACCGCGCTCAAGGGATCGGACGCGGTGATGATGCTGCGCCTGCAGACCGAGCGGATGAGCGGGCAATTTATCCCCTCGCCCAAGGAATACCGCCACCTTTACGGCCTGACGCGGGAGCGGGTGGAGCGGCTGGTCCCGGAAGCGATCATCATGCACCCCGGCCCGATGAACCGCGGGGTGGAGATCGACAGCGATGTGGCCGACGATCCTGACATCTCGATCATCACCGACCAGGTGGAAATGGGCGTCGCCATCCGCATGGCCTGCCTCGACGTGCTGACGCGCCGCCGCCGCGGCCTGCCCGGCTGGGACGGCCAATGGACATGA
- a CDS encoding dihydroorotase, which yields MRQDRPFTITGGRLVGPDGVTGGALRVADGLIAGVGDVAPQDGDEVIDAGGALIAPALVDFGVFEIDKPACHFGGIVRAVLMPDSDPPLDYPARVRFVAASGKPDLWVHPLAAATVGLEGAQLAEVALMREAGARGIATGRRWIADSGIMLRLLQYAAMLDMVLVTHAEDGGLTGDAVATAGDMATRLGLRSAPSGAEALAVARDLALAEMSGARLHIRQVTTRAALDLVRAAKSRGVAVTCGVTPAHFMLSDLALGEFRTFARLSPPLRSEEDRLAVVEAIGEGTIDVIASGHDPRGAEDKRLPFADAADGMAGAETLLPMALSLVRDGVIPLERAFAMLATNPARILGLPSGVLGEGMEADIALVEPDKPWIVDSREMAASAGNTPFDRQPVQGRATALWKAGVPVGD from the coding sequence GTGAGGCAGGACAGGCCCTTCACGATCACGGGCGGCCGGCTGGTCGGACCGGATGGCGTCACTGGCGGCGCGCTCAGGGTGGCGGACGGGCTGATCGCCGGCGTCGGCGATGTCGCACCGCAGGACGGCGACGAGGTCATCGACGCGGGCGGCGCGCTTATCGCACCCGCGCTCGTCGATTTCGGCGTCTTCGAAATCGACAAGCCCGCCTGCCATTTCGGCGGGATCGTGCGTGCGGTGCTCATGCCCGATAGCGATCCGCCGCTCGATTACCCCGCCCGGGTCCGCTTCGTCGCGGCGAGCGGCAAGCCGGACCTGTGGGTCCATCCGCTGGCGGCAGCGACGGTCGGGCTTGAGGGCGCGCAGCTCGCCGAAGTGGCCCTGATGCGCGAGGCCGGCGCGCGCGGCATCGCCACGGGCCGCCGCTGGATCGCGGATAGCGGCATCATGCTGCGCCTGCTGCAATATGCGGCGATGCTCGACATGGTTTTGGTCACGCACGCCGAAGACGGCGGGCTGACTGGGGACGCGGTTGCGACGGCGGGCGACATGGCGACACGCCTCGGTCTGCGCAGCGCACCGTCAGGGGCCGAAGCGCTGGCGGTTGCCCGCGATCTTGCGCTGGCCGAGATGAGCGGCGCACGGCTGCACATAAGGCAGGTCACGACCCGCGCGGCGCTCGACCTCGTGCGCGCGGCGAAATCGCGCGGGGTTGCGGTCACCTGCGGCGTGACGCCGGCCCATTTCATGTTGTCCGACCTCGCCCTCGGCGAATTCCGCACTTTTGCTCGCCTCTCGCCCCCGCTGCGAAGCGAGGAGGACCGGCTGGCGGTGGTCGAAGCCATCGGTGAGGGCACGATCGACGTTATTGCCAGCGGCCACGATCCGCGCGGGGCGGAAGACAAGCGCCTCCCTTTCGCCGATGCTGCGGATGGCATGGCGGGGGCCGAAACGCTGCTGCCGATGGCGCTGTCGCTGGTGCGCGACGGCGTGATCCCGCTCGAACGCGCCTTCGCCATGCTGGCGACCAATCCCGCCCGCATCCTCGGCCTGCCCTCCGGCGTGCTGGGGGAAGGGATGGAGGCCGACATCGCCCTGGTGGAGCCGGACAAGCCGTGGATCGTCGACAGCCGCGAAATGGCCGCCAGCGCAGGTAACACGCCGTTCGACCGCCAGCCGGTGCAGGGCCGCGCCACGGCCCTGTGGAAAGCTGGCGTGCCGGTGGGCGACTAG